A portion of the Flavobacterium limnophilum genome contains these proteins:
- a CDS encoding T9SS type A sorting domain-containing protein encodes MKSKILSKTFVIAAGFLFCLQAYSQGMYVKADTYICASNQYVYVKNDIELNAATSNFYLRKGGQLLQGTTGAGANKGIGSLSVFQEGTVNNYQYNYWCSPVGNVESATSVNNPFGIKQLGRPTTATATTMATLLASTSYDGTASPLAIAPFWVYKFINTSSYSDWIKVGSTTTLAAGEGFTMKGTSGTDTTTIDGVQNNPDGNHQRYDFRGKPNDGTINIPVLAGELVLTGNPYPSAINLQAFLVGELNCTGTAYFWEQDKMANSHYIADYKGGYGTYTQANIYAPAIFYSYDGSGNEVSTIGSSGYSYERKYSPIGQGFLIEGTANGNVQMKNSYRVFVKEGAANSSEFERTSSNKKSAADTPQIRFNTLLDNGPISQIVLAFDPLSTDGVDRYDGGSPNDGPANNYFVINNSEYVINVLPFDIDKKIPIGFRNYAQANYKITVNQILNVPEVTNVYLHDKTTNQYYDIKNSVYDLTLPAGTYYTQYEITFKNGTLGVDDLESQRFLVQQDNVNKSLVINNPQQLELANCSLYDVVGRLIFSKNKLGTNSSYSFSTADLSNGIYIVKLTTNDKAEMGTKIIVNN; translated from the coding sequence ATGAAATCAAAAATACTATCAAAAACATTCGTGATTGCCGCAGGATTTTTATTTTGTCTTCAAGCATATTCCCAAGGTATGTATGTTAAAGCCGATACTTATATTTGTGCAAGCAATCAATATGTTTACGTAAAAAATGATATAGAGTTAAATGCTGCTACCAGCAACTTCTATTTAAGAAAAGGGGGGCAATTATTGCAGGGAACTACTGGAGCAGGAGCTAACAAAGGAATTGGGAGTTTGTCAGTTTTTCAGGAAGGAACTGTTAATAATTATCAATACAATTATTGGTGTTCACCAGTTGGAAATGTTGAATCGGCTACTAGTGTGAACAATCCTTTTGGGATTAAACAATTAGGAAGACCTACAACTGCAACAGCTACTACAATGGCTACTCTTTTAGCGTCGACTTCTTATGATGGTACGGCTTCTCCTTTAGCAATTGCACCTTTTTGGGTTTATAAGTTTATCAACACAAGTAGTTATTCAGATTGGATTAAAGTGGGTTCGACCACCACCTTGGCAGCAGGTGAAGGTTTTACCATGAAGGGTACTTCCGGAACAGATACGACAACAATCGATGGAGTTCAAAATAATCCCGATGGAAATCATCAGCGTTACGATTTTAGGGGAAAACCCAATGACGGGACCATCAATATTCCTGTTTTGGCTGGAGAATTGGTATTGACAGGAAATCCATATCCTTCTGCAATTAATTTGCAAGCTTTTTTGGTCGGAGAATTAAATTGTACGGGAACTGCCTATTTCTGGGAACAGGATAAAATGGCAAACTCTCATTATATCGCTGATTATAAAGGAGGATACGGTACTTATACCCAGGCAAACATCTATGCTCCAGCCATATTCTATTCTTATGATGGGTCGGGTAATGAAGTCTCAACTATAGGCAGTTCAGGATATTCTTATGAAAGAAAATATTCTCCTATTGGTCAAGGTTTTTTGATTGAAGGGACTGCGAATGGAAATGTCCAAATGAAAAACAGTTACCGAGTTTTTGTCAAAGAAGGAGCTGCAAATAGTTCAGAATTCGAGAGAACATCAAGCAACAAAAAAAGTGCTGCCGATACACCACAAATTCGGTTCAACACTTTATTGGATAATGGGCCGATTAGCCAGATAGTATTGGCTTTTGACCCTCTATCAACCGATGGTGTCGATCGATATGATGGAGGATCTCCAAATGATGGTCCTGCCAATAATTACTTTGTAATCAATAATAGTGAATATGTAATAAATGTTCTTCCATTTGATATTGACAAGAAGATTCCAATTGGGTTTAGAAATTATGCTCAAGCCAATTATAAAATCACGGTCAACCAAATATTGAATGTTCCCGAAGTTACCAATGTTTATTTGCACGATAAAACAACCAATCAATATTATGATATTAAAAACAGTGTCTATGATTTGACATTGCCTGCCGGAACTTATTATACACAATATGAAATCACTTTTAAAAACGGTACTTTAGGAGTCGATGATTTGGAAAGTCAAAGATTTTTGGTGCAACAAGATAATGTAAATAAAAGTTTGGTAATCAATAATCCACAGCAATTAGAATTGGCTAATTGTAGCTTATACGATGTAGTGGGAAGGTTGATTTTTAGTAAAAACAAATTAGGAACCAATTCCTCTTATTCATTTTCAACGGCAGATTTAAGCAATGGAATTTATATTGTAAAGTTGACCACAAATGACAAAGCGGAAATGGGAACAAAAATTATCGTAAATAACTAG
- a CDS encoding DUF4136 domain-containing protein encodes MKAIKFIPVLLLFILSSCGSSISVYSDFDKSVDFSQYRTYAFNKNAIDKVQISTLDKKRILNAIETELGKKGMTKSDNPDLLVGIFTKEKEQVDVSSYYGGWGYGWGYGYPYWGYRGYYPYYWGGYGYPYVSTSTEGTLFIDFVDTKRNELVWQGEGVGYLTQDRSQKEAVINEFVSKILMQYPPVLKK; translated from the coding sequence ATGAAAGCAATTAAATTTATCCCCGTTCTATTACTTTTTATATTGAGTTCTTGTGGATCCTCGATTAGCGTATATTCTGATTTTGACAAAAGTGTGGATTTTAGTCAATACAGGACTTATGCTTTCAATAAAAATGCCATTGACAAAGTACAAATTTCAACCCTCGACAAGAAAAGGATTCTTAATGCCATCGAAACGGAACTTGGCAAAAAAGGAATGACCAAAAGTGATAATCCTGATTTATTGGTAGGCATATTTACCAAAGAAAAAGAACAAGTAGATGTATCCAGTTATTATGGCGGTTGGGGCTATGGCTGGGGTTATGGATACCCCTATTGGGGCTATAGAGGCTATTATCCTTATTACTGGGGTGGATACGGCTACCCTTATGTAAGCACTTCGACTGAGGGAACTTTATTTATAGATTTTGTTGACACCAAGAGAAATGAGCTGGTTTGGCAAGGCGAAGGAGTGGGATATTTGACCCAAGATCGCTCTCAAAAAGAAGCCGTCATCAATGAATTTGTGTCCAAAATTTTAATGCAATATCCTCCAGTTTTGAAAAAATAA
- a CDS encoding DUF4230 domain-containing protein → MQRRILLAAGIMVAIILLFKFCDFKKEDDSTLEYNTNLIQQQIVNVGKLVVTEGHFAEVVTYKDQDKYLMDMVSFEKKAIVIVNADVTVAYDLHQMKYDIDEKNKTITIVNIPKEEIKISPDIKYYDVEQSQMNPFTGDDYNKINKIVRANLAKKIEKSSLKTNAKNRLISELSKMLILTNTMGWTLKYEGEIIEKEADFNQKMKG, encoded by the coding sequence ATGCAAAGAAGAATTTTATTGGCAGCGGGAATCATGGTGGCAATCATCTTGCTTTTCAAATTCTGTGATTTCAAAAAAGAAGACGATTCCACCTTGGAATACAACACCAATCTCATCCAGCAACAAATAGTCAATGTGGGAAAATTGGTCGTTACCGAAGGACATTTTGCCGAAGTGGTTACCTATAAAGATCAGGACAAATACCTGATGGACATGGTTTCTTTCGAAAAGAAAGCCATCGTAATTGTCAATGCCGATGTAACGGTAGCCTACGATTTACACCAAATGAAATACGACATCGACGAAAAAAACAAGACCATCACTATCGTGAATATCCCAAAAGAAGAGATAAAAATAAGCCCGGACATTAAATATTATGATGTGGAGCAAAGCCAAATGAATCCTTTTACGGGAGATGATTACAACAAAATAAACAAAATCGTCCGAGCCAATTTGGCCAAGAAAATTGAAAAATCTTCCCTGAAAACCAACGCCAAAAACCGATTGATTTCGGAACTTTCGAAAATGCTGATTCTGACCAATACTATGGGGTGGACTCTTAAATACGAAGGCGAAATTATAGAAAAAGAAGCTGATTTTAATCAAAAAATGAAAGGGTAA
- a CDS encoding H-type lectin domain-containing protein: MKKITLLPFCLFMLIMGIDSSAQVGIGTTTPRGALEINSSTNGFVAPQVALTLTTTSAPVVNPQDSGSPLSGTLVYNTNTAGDVTPGYYFWNGTVWTRLITSPSWSLSGNSGTTAGTNFIGTTDAQPLVFKTSGTEWMRVTPTGELAIGNTNPLATLDVTGNIYANNKGKNEFIMNSDGDNYGFISNPSQDIWSLGYGTDPKFLGTHVLSWTGSGKVGLGTTTPTTLLHLKDGHIKSEQTAAPTIALTTPNGITSASFASYSTDIKGLINITGTPTNSNKVTLTVNFNVAYNSAPIVMLTLANDAAQDYKAWVSNVTTSTFDISFKGDTTANPSFSYFVIE; the protein is encoded by the coding sequence ATGAAAAAAATTACCCTATTGCCTTTTTGTCTATTTATGTTAATAATGGGTATTGACTCATCAGCACAGGTAGGAATCGGAACCACAACTCCAAGAGGCGCACTCGAAATCAATTCCAGCACAAATGGATTTGTAGCTCCACAAGTAGCCCTAACATTAACCACAACATCGGCTCCAGTAGTAAATCCACAAGACAGTGGATCGCCATTATCTGGAACTTTAGTTTACAACACCAATACCGCTGGAGATGTAACTCCAGGCTATTATTTTTGGAACGGAACTGTATGGACGCGTTTGATAACTTCTCCCAGCTGGTCGCTTTCTGGAAATTCAGGAACAACTGCTGGAACAAATTTCATAGGAACAACTGACGCCCAACCCCTCGTATTCAAAACCAGTGGTACGGAATGGATGAGAGTAACCCCAACTGGGGAACTGGCAATCGGCAATACCAACCCTTTGGCTACCTTAGACGTCACTGGAAATATTTATGCCAACAACAAAGGAAAAAATGAATTTATCATGAATTCAGATGGAGACAATTATGGTTTTATTTCGAACCCATCCCAAGATATATGGTCCTTAGGTTATGGCACAGATCCGAAATTTTTAGGAACTCATGTTTTATCATGGACAGGAAGCGGAAAGGTTGGATTAGGAACAACTACTCCCACCACATTGCTCCACCTAAAAGACGGACATATCAAAAGTGAACAAACTGCTGCCCCAACGATAGCCCTTACAACTCCAAATGGAATAACTAGCGCTAGCTTTGCAAGTTATTCCACGGACATTAAAGGATTAATAAATATTACTGGCACACCCACAAATTCAAACAAAGTTACCTTAACAGTCAACTTCAACGTTGCATATAACAGTGCGCCCATAGTAATGCTCACACTTGCAAACGATGCTGCCCAAGATTACAAAGCTTGGGTAAGTAATGTTACTACAAGTACTTTTGATATTAGTTTCAAGGGGGATACCACGGCAAATCCTAGTTTTTCCTATTTTGTAATTGAATAA
- a CDS encoding IS256 family transposase, whose translation MKKEDLLSDEFLKQFKTGEDLYGFLAQLQKRGIEKMLEGELDAHLGYDKHEKTTKSNARNGFSNKKIKTSFGESQIQVPRDREASFNPLIVPKRQNMLDGLENVIISLYAKGMSNSDIEEQIREVYNFEVSTSTISRITDTVSSDIIAWQNRPLEAVYLIVWMDGIVFKVRENSKIVNKTIYLAVGLNREGKKEVLGMWLGKNESASFWLGVLTDLKARGVEDILITATDNLNGFTQTIKNVFPESQTQICVVHQIRNSARYVVWKDKKEFSADMKLIYNAPTKEAAKASLGDFSKKWNNKYPYAIKSWEENWEELTVFFDFPVEIRKIIYTTNLIENLNGKIRKYTKNKLSFPTDEAVLKSVYLALREATKKWSMPIQNWGLILNQFLTIFEKRVQL comes from the coding sequence ATGAAAAAGGAAGATTTATTATCCGATGAATTTTTGAAGCAATTCAAAACAGGCGAAGACCTTTATGGCTTCTTAGCCCAACTACAAAAGCGAGGAATAGAGAAAATGCTCGAAGGCGAATTAGACGCCCATTTAGGCTATGATAAGCACGAGAAAACTACAAAATCCAATGCTCGTAATGGTTTTTCTAACAAGAAAATAAAAACCTCATTTGGCGAATCTCAGATTCAAGTTCCCAGAGATCGAGAAGCCTCATTTAACCCTTTAATTGTGCCCAAAAGGCAAAATATGCTCGATGGTTTAGAGAACGTAATAATCTCTCTCTATGCCAAAGGAATGAGCAATAGCGACATCGAAGAACAAATAAGAGAAGTTTATAATTTTGAGGTTTCCACTAGTACTATTTCTAGGATAACCGACACGGTTTCGAGTGATATTATTGCTTGGCAAAACCGACCTTTAGAGGCTGTTTATCTGATAGTCTGGATGGACGGAATTGTTTTTAAAGTTAGAGAAAACTCAAAAATAGTCAATAAAACCATCTATTTAGCCGTTGGACTTAATAGAGAAGGTAAAAAAGAAGTCCTTGGAATGTGGCTAGGAAAGAATGAAAGTGCTAGTTTCTGGCTTGGCGTTTTAACAGATTTAAAAGCTAGAGGAGTTGAAGATATACTAATTACTGCTACTGACAATCTAAATGGTTTTACGCAAACTATCAAAAATGTATTCCCAGAATCACAAACCCAAATCTGTGTAGTACATCAAATTAGAAACTCAGCTCGTTATGTGGTTTGGAAAGATAAAAAGGAATTTTCGGCAGATATGAAGCTTATTTACAATGCTCCAACTAAAGAAGCTGCTAAAGCATCTCTGGGAGATTTTTCTAAAAAATGGAATAATAAATATCCTTATGCGATTAAATCCTGGGAAGAAAATTGGGAGGAACTTACCGTATTCTTTGACTTTCCAGTAGAAATCAGAAAGATAATTTACACCACAAATTTAATCGAAAACCTCAATGGTAAAATCAGAAAATACACTAAAAACAAATTATCATTCCCAACGGATGAAGCTGTTTTAAAATCTGTATATTTGGCTTTGAGAGAGGCAACCAAAAAATGGTCGATGCCAATCCAAAACTGGGGATTAATCCTCAACCAGTTCTTAACTATATTTGAAAAAAGGGTTCAACTTTAA
- a CDS encoding 1-aminocyclopropane-1-carboxylate deaminase/D-cysteine desulfhydrase codes for MSIRREDLIHPFISGNKFRKLKYNLIQAKAENKDVLLTFGGAFSNHIAAAAYAGKQYGFKTIGIIRGDELREKISENPTLKFAQNCGMQFKFVTREAYRHKTEADFLEHLKEEFGDFYLVPEGGTNEFAVKGCEEILTKEDAEFDFVCCAVGTGGTISGLINSILPHQKVLGFPSLKGDFLKEDIRKFARNQNWEVITDYHFGGYGKVNPELIAFINQFFEENKIPLDPVYTGKMVFGVMDLIQKDYFPENSKILLIHTGGLQGIAGMNIKLKNKRLPTIAIDV; via the coding sequence GTGTCCATAAGGCGTGAAGACCTCATTCACCCATTTATTTCCGGGAATAAATTTCGAAAATTGAAATACAACTTGATTCAGGCAAAAGCCGAAAACAAGGATGTCCTCCTCACTTTTGGAGGAGCATTTTCTAACCATATTGCCGCTGCCGCCTATGCTGGAAAACAATATGGATTCAAAACCATCGGAATTATTCGTGGAGATGAATTGAGGGAAAAAATTTCTGAAAACCCCACCTTGAAGTTTGCCCAAAATTGCGGAATGCAATTCAAATTCGTCACTCGTGAAGCCTATCGCCATAAAACCGAAGCTGATTTTTTGGAGCATTTAAAAGAAGAATTTGGTGATTTTTATCTTGTTCCCGAAGGAGGAACCAATGAATTTGCCGTCAAAGGTTGCGAAGAAATATTGACCAAAGAAGATGCTGAATTTGATTTTGTCTGTTGTGCCGTTGGAACTGGAGGAACAATTTCGGGTCTAATAAACAGTATTTTGCCACACCAAAAAGTTTTGGGGTTTCCATCCTTGAAAGGGGACTTTTTAAAAGAAGATATTCGTAAATTTGCCCGAAACCAGAACTGGGAAGTAATCACCGATTACCATTTTGGGGGGTACGGTAAAGTCAATCCGGAGTTAATCGCTTTCATCAACCAGTTTTTTGAAGAAAACAAAATTCCTTTGGATCCAGTTTATACGGGAAAGATGGTTTTTGGCGTTATGGATTTAATCCAAAAAGATTATTTTCCGGAAAATTCAAAAATTTTACTCATTCACACTGGCGGACTTCAGGGAATAGCAGGAATGAACATCAAATTAAAAAACAAACGTTTACCAACAATAGCCATAGATGTATAA
- a CDS encoding DUF5522 domain-containing protein: protein MNEQSNEIKLIEGEDFYYTPEGYKCFTEKYHLKKGFCCKSGCRHCPYGFDKKTGEIKK, encoded by the coding sequence ATGAACGAACAAAGTAATGAAATTAAATTAATCGAAGGCGAAGATTTTTATTATACGCCTGAAGGTTACAAATGCTTCACCGAAAAGTACCATCTAAAAAAAGGGTTTTGCTGTAAAAGCGGCTGTCGCCATTGCCCTTATGGATTTGACAAAAAAACGGGGGAAATAAAAAAATAG
- a CDS encoding glucosaminidase domain-containing protein, translating to MYKKILLLIVILTLIGCNTSKSVIVTTKAGNSKYKKTTSAANKKNETTQSASKTVVTSDLINGYVFHYKDIAMSNMRNYGIPASIILAQGILESAAGQSKLASTANNHFGIKCYKDWKGETTNHDDDAIQECFRKYKTPQESYQDHADILSKRTRYATLFSLKKGDYKAWAKGLKAAGYATDPNYPEKLINYIERYHLDQYDNLVLGKDYVLDKSQNAPTSTRPVASRQANQYEVQKGDTLYSISKKFNISIEELKRQNNIFDNAISIGQTILIK from the coding sequence ATGTATAAAAAGATACTACTCCTAATCGTAATTTTAACCTTGATCGGTTGCAATACTTCCAAGTCGGTAATTGTAACCACAAAGGCAGGAAATTCAAAGTATAAAAAGACAACTTCCGCGGCGAACAAAAAGAACGAAACAACACAATCGGCCTCCAAAACGGTGGTGACTTCGGATTTGATAAACGGTTATGTGTTTCATTATAAAGACATAGCGATGAGCAACATGCGGAATTACGGCATTCCGGCGAGTATTATTTTGGCCCAAGGAATTTTGGAGTCGGCTGCCGGACAGAGTAAATTGGCATCAACGGCCAACAATCATTTCGGGATAAAATGCTACAAGGATTGGAAAGGAGAAACCACGAATCACGATGACGACGCCATCCAAGAATGTTTCAGAAAGTATAAAACCCCGCAAGAATCCTATCAAGATCATGCCGACATTCTCTCCAAAAGAACCCGGTATGCCACTTTATTTAGCTTGAAAAAAGGCGATTACAAAGCTTGGGCCAAAGGATTGAAAGCAGCCGGTTATGCCACGGATCCCAATTATCCAGAGAAATTGATTAATTATATCGAACGCTACCATTTGGATCAATACGACAACTTGGTTTTGGGCAAGGATTATGTTTTGGACAAAAGCCAAAATGCGCCAACGTCAACCAGGCCGGTTGCAAGCCGACAAGCCAATCAATACGAAGTCCAAAAAGGGGATACTTTGTATTCCATTTCCAAAAAATTCAATATTTCCATCGAAGAGTTAAAAAGACAAAACAATATTTTTGACAATGCCATTTCGATAGGGCAAACCATACTAATAAAATAA
- a CDS encoding urocanate hydratase, which produces MTFQEQIQQGIPSQLPKPKPYESAINHPPKRKDILSAEEKKLALRNALRYFEPQHHAELIKEFAEELNTYGRIYMYRFRPDYKMYARPISDYPGKCEQAKAIMLMIQNNLDYAVAQHPHELITYGGNGAVFQNWAQYLLTMQYLSEMTEGQTLTIYSGHPMGLFPSHKEAPRVVVTNGMVIPNYSKPDDWEKFNALGVSQYGQMTAGSYMYIGPQGIVHGTTITVLNGFRKIKTKPKGGLFVTSGLGGMSGAQPKAGNIAGCITVCAEVNPKITHIRHSQGWINEVIEDIDELVKRVALAKANKEIVSIGYLGNVVDVWEKFYDENIYIDLGSDQTSLHNPWAGGYYPVDISFEEANKMMANNPELFKEKVQETLRRHTTAINKHTANGTYFFDYGNAFLLEASRAGADVMAENHVDFRYPSYVQDIMGPMCFDYGFGPFRWVCTSGNPDDLQKTDAIACKVLEIMAKSAPAEIQQQMQDNIHWIKGAQENKLVVGSQARILYADAEGRMKIAGAFNQAIAKDEIGMVVLGRDHHDVSGTDSPYRETSNIYDGSRFTADMAIQNVIGDSFRGATWVSIHNGGGVGWGEVINGGFGMVLDGTKEASKRIESMLFWDVNNGISRRSWARNEGAIFAIKRAMEIQPLLKVTIPNIVDEHLF; this is translated from the coding sequence ATGACTTTCCAAGAACAAATTCAGCAAGGAATTCCATCCCAATTGCCCAAACCAAAACCGTATGAATCAGCCATAAATCATCCGCCAAAACGAAAAGATATTCTGTCGGCGGAGGAGAAAAAATTGGCACTTCGCAATGCGCTTCGTTATTTTGAACCGCAACATCATGCGGAATTGATCAAGGAATTTGCCGAAGAATTGAACACTTACGGCAGGATTTACATGTACCGTTTTCGCCCCGATTATAAAATGTATGCCCGCCCCATTTCGGATTATCCCGGAAAATGCGAACAAGCAAAAGCCATCATGCTCATGATCCAAAACAATCTGGATTATGCCGTGGCGCAACATCCACATGAGCTGATCACTTATGGCGGAAATGGAGCCGTTTTCCAGAACTGGGCGCAGTATTTATTGACGATGCAGTATTTGTCTGAAATGACAGAGGGACAAACCCTCACAATCTATTCCGGCCATCCAATGGGGTTATTTCCTTCGCACAAAGAAGCACCGCGAGTTGTGGTAACCAATGGAATGGTCATTCCCAACTATTCGAAACCCGACGATTGGGAGAAATTCAATGCGCTTGGCGTGTCACAGTACGGACAAATGACTGCGGGAAGTTATATGTACATTGGTCCGCAAGGCATTGTCCACGGCACCACCATTACGGTTTTGAATGGTTTCAGGAAAATTAAAACCAAACCCAAAGGCGGATTATTCGTCACTTCAGGATTGGGCGGAATGAGTGGAGCGCAACCAAAAGCCGGAAATATTGCCGGCTGCATCACGGTTTGTGCCGAGGTAAATCCAAAAATCACGCACATTCGCCACAGTCAAGGCTGGATCAACGAAGTCATTGAGGACATCGATGAATTGGTCAAAAGAGTGGCTTTGGCGAAGGCCAATAAAGAAATAGTTTCCATAGGTTATTTGGGAAACGTTGTGGATGTCTGGGAAAAATTCTACGACGAAAATATTTATATCGACTTGGGTTCCGACCAAACTTCATTACACAATCCCTGGGCTGGCGGTTATTATCCCGTGGATATTTCGTTTGAAGAAGCCAATAAAATGATGGCCAACAATCCCGAATTATTCAAGGAAAAAGTGCAAGAAACCTTGCGACGTCACACCACCGCCATCAATAAACACACCGCAAATGGAACCTATTTTTTCGATTATGGAAATGCTTTTTTGCTGGAAGCTTCCCGTGCCGGTGCCGACGTGATGGCCGAAAACCATGTCGATTTCAGGTATCCGAGTTATGTCCAGGATATTATGGGTCCCATGTGTTTTGATTATGGATTTGGTCCTTTTAGATGGGTTTGCACCTCCGGAAATCCAGACGATTTGCAAAAAACAGATGCGATTGCCTGCAAGGTTTTAGAAATAATGGCAAAGTCGGCTCCAGCCGAAATCCAACAACAAATGCAGGACAACATCCATTGGATAAAAGGCGCTCAGGAAAATAAATTGGTCGTGGGTTCGCAAGCCCGAATCCTGTATGCCGATGCCGAAGGAAGAATGAAAATTGCAGGAGCTTTTAATCAGGCCATTGCCAAAGACGAAATAGGAATGGTCGTTTTGGGTCGCGATCATCACGATGTTTCGGGTACGGATTCCCCTTATAGAGAAACCTCGAATATCTATGACGGCTCCCGTTTTACTGCCGATATGGCAATACAAAACGTGATTGGCGACAGTTTTCGGGGAGCCACTTGGGTCTCCATCCACAATGGCGGCGGTGTCGGTTGGGGCGAAGTTATAAACGGTGGTTTTGGTATGGTTCTTGATGGTACAAAAGAAGCGTCAAAGCGCATAGAATCAATGCTTTTCTGGGATGTCAACAACGGAATTTCCAGAAGAAGTTGGGCTCGTAACGAAGGCGCCATTTTTGCCATAAAAAGAGCAATGGAAATACAACCTTTGTTGAAAGTGACCATTCCAAATATAGTTGACGAACATTTATTTTAG
- a CDS encoding GSCFA domain-containing protein, producing MQFRTKISIPKNDNPIDYNSKMVSLGSCFAVNMAEKLDYFKFQNTCNPFGILFHPLAIEKLVDFAVSGKQFTEEDVFFYNERWHSFDLHSDCSNSSKEELIANLNAIVKSTRQQISEATHIIITYGTSWVYRNIDANQIVANCHKVPQKQFGKEILSVAIIENSIQNTIDLIQKINPKANIIFTVSPVRHLKDGYVENQLSKSHLISALHSSSFQLPTSSYFPSYEIMMDELRDYRFYAEDMIHPNQVAIDYIWERFSETSISEESHSVMKEVETIQKGLQHRPFNPNSESHQQFLSKLQDKMAKLVSQYSFMKF from the coding sequence ATGCAGTTTAGAACTAAAATTTCCATTCCCAAAAACGACAATCCAATAGATTACAATTCGAAAATGGTGTCTTTGGGTTCTTGTTTTGCCGTGAACATGGCCGAGAAATTAGATTATTTCAAGTTCCAAAACACCTGCAATCCGTTCGGGATTTTATTTCATCCATTGGCAATAGAAAAATTGGTTGATTTTGCCGTTTCCGGAAAACAATTTACGGAAGAAGACGTTTTTTTTTACAACGAACGTTGGCATTCTTTCGACCTGCATTCGGATTGCAGTAATTCCAGCAAGGAGGAATTAATCGCTAATTTGAATGCCATTGTAAAATCAACTCGCCAACAAATAAGCGAGGCAACCCACATCATCATCACTTACGGAACTTCTTGGGTATATAGAAACATTGATGCAAATCAAATTGTTGCCAATTGTCATAAAGTACCCCAAAAGCAATTTGGCAAAGAAATCTTGTCGGTTGCAATTATCGAAAATTCGATTCAAAACACAATCGATTTAATCCAAAAAATCAATCCAAAAGCGAATATTATTTTCACGGTTTCGCCCGTTCGCCACCTCAAAGACGGCTATGTGGAAAATCAATTGAGTAAATCGCATTTGATTTCTGCTTTGCATTCTTCCAGCTTCCAACTTCCAACTTCAAGCTATTTCCCTTCCTACGAAATCATGATGGACGAACTTCGCGACTATCGATTTTATGCCGAAGACATGATTCATCCCAATCAGGTAGCGATAGATTATATTTGGGAACGATTTTCCGAAACCTCTATTTCTGAAGAAAGTCATTCGGTTATGAAAGAAGTCGAAACCATTCAAAAAGGATTGCAGCACCGTCCCTTTAATCCAAATTCCGAAAGTCACCAGCAATTTTTATCGAAACTTCAAGATAAAATGGCTAAATTAGTATCGCAATATTCATTTATGAAATTTTAA